TTCTTCTTTTCCGAGATGGTGTCAAGGACCATCCCCTTTTCTACCAGACGATTGAGCACCTCGTAAATTTTGGCCTTTGGCACCCCCGAATGCTTCACGACCATTGCAGCATCGAGAGGCTCGCCGCTAGACGCCAATGCTTCATAAACTTTACTCTCATACAGAGAAAAACCAAATGTTTGCAGCATCAAAATCCTCCATGGAAAACACGAGCATTTTTATTCGATCGTACCGATAATTGAGGTGTTTTGCAAGAAAGAGGAGGGGCGAAAGGAATATTTTATCGAAAAGTATCGAGTTTTTTCGACATAATTCGACGGTATTCTTGTAGGTCCTTAGGCAGTAGACATACCAAGCATATATCAAATAGAGACCCTATGTGTAAATGATCAGCCGAAAATTCGGCACTTGTTGCAAGTAGGTCGATAGCCTTATTGAGCAATTTCTTTTGAACGTGAAGGTTTTTTTGTCGAAGGAAAAAATTTGGCAAAGATTACGTATCGCGTAATAATTAAAAATAGTCGGAATTGGGGGTTTAATTTTCCGATGCATCACAAATAGATAGAAAAAGAGGGTGAACCGCAGTGAAGAAAAGCAAAAAGCTCTTATCCGTTTTATTTTCCTCCTCACTCGTGCTCAGTACTTTCGTGGCTGCACCTGTAACGGGTTTGGCCAAACCAAAAGAGGACAAGCATGATCTGCATGTAGATTTGTCCACTGTGAACCTGGATCGACTGATTAAAGGGTTAATGGAGCAAGGAATCATTGATGAAGACGCCGATCAGGAAGAGATTGACGAGGCGTTGCTGGAGTACTTCGAAGACAAAAAAGTACCGCACGGCATTGATGAGTCGTCTTCTTACGGTAAGGAAGCGAGCAGAGGACAGCAGGCAGCATTAGCTGATGCTGTGCAGAAAGCGGCTGAGATGGAAGACGGCGATGAAGTGCGTGCTTCCAAGCGTCTACATACCGATAACATCGTTGTCGCTCTTGTCGAGTACCCTGACCGGGAGCATAACCAGCTGCCAAAAGTGAGTGACTCGCTTTGGACGGAAGACTTCAACGAAAAGCACTATAAAGAGATGCTGTTTGATCAGAAGGGGTACAAAACTCCTGAAGGAGTCAGCATGACAACAATGGCGAAATACTTCTACCTGCAATCAGGAAGATCTTGGACAGTTGACGGTGTGGTAACGCCTTGGCAAATGGCAGAGAATGGCTATAAGTATTATGGAGGAAACTCCAAGGCCGGTGACGATTCCAATCCGCGCGATCTGGTAGTCGAGACCTTGGCGGCGGTAGGGGAAGCCATTGCTGGAAAAGAGGAATTGTACGATCAGCGCGATCCGTATGATATCGATGGTGATGGAGACCTAATGGAGCCGGATGGCAATCTGGACAATCTCATGCTCGTTCATGCGGGGATCGGAGAAGAGACAGGGGAAGATCCAGATGCGATCTGGTCTCACCGTTGGACTTTGAAAAAACCGGTGGAAATTCCTGGAACAAGCCTCAAGGCATTTGATTACATGATCCAGCCTGAAGATGGCGCTCCAGGTGTATTCACTCACGAATACGGACACAATCTCGGTTTGCCAGACTTGTATGACACGACAAGAGCCGGCAAAGATTCGCCAGTAGGCGCTTGGTCCCTCATGTCGTCCGGTAGCCATACAGGTAAGGTCTTCCAAACAGAACCTACAGGCCTTGATCCTTGGTCCAAAATGGTTCTGCAACAAATGTTTGGTGGCAACTGGATTGCTCCGACTGTTCTGGACTACAAAGATGTAGAAAAACGCAAGAAAACGGTTCCGCTCATTGATGCGAGCAGCATTGAGAAAAACGGAAAAGTCGTCAAGCTGAATATGCCGAAAGTTGAAAAGAAACCGCCGGTTGAGCCAAAAGATGGTGGCTACGCATACTTCTCGGATGAAGGAAACAAATTGAACACCAAAATGACTTCCGATGTGATCGATTTGACAGGGGTCAGCTCCGCAACGATGAAATTCGATTCATGGAGAAGCATTGAGGAAGGCTATGACTACCTGAGCGTTAATGTAATCGATGTGGATACAGGTGAGAAAAAAGAAGTGGAAAAATTCGATGATGTAACAAATGGCTGGGACAAAGAAGAAATCAGCCTGAATGAGTTTGTCGGCAAAAAAGTGCAAGTCGAGTTTAACTATGTGACAGATGCTGCTTTCGTATTGGACGGCTTCTATCTCGATAACTTTGAAGTAGAGGCAGATGGGCAAGTCATCTTCGCGGACGATGCGGAGGGTGAGAAGAAGTTCAAATTGGATGGCTTCGTCCACTTTGATGGAAAAGGCAAGCTATACGATTCGTACTATCTGGTTGAGCTGCGCTCTCACGAAGGAATTGACGCTGGACTGAAATACTTCCGCCGTAACGACTCCTTCTTCACGTATGATCCAGGTATGGTGATCTGGTACTTTGATGGTCGCTACGAAAGAACACGTGATAACAATACGAGCAAGCATCCAGGTTACGGCTTGCTCGGTGTGGTAGATGCCCATCAGGAAGTGCGTTACTGGAACAATGATGAGAATAACAAAAACGCAATCGCAGACTCCCGCTATCAGGTGAACGATGCTGCGTTTAGCCCGAACAACACATCCGGTATGGATCTGGATTACATCTATGGAACGATGAAATACGATCCGTTGAAAGGCGTTAAGGAGTTTAGCGATAGGGATGACTACTCGATGCCAGAAGTACCGGAAGTCGGAAAAATTCTGCCGCAAATCGGTTTGCAAATCAAGCTGAAAAGAGCTTCCAAGAAGTTCACGGATGCTACGGTTGAGTTCTCCATTGACAAACATTAATGAATAAGTCAAAAGACGCCACACAGCGCCAAGCTGATGTTTGGCGTCTTTTTCGTTTCTATGATTACTGGTCTAAGCTCGGCTGCATCGAAATAGGCTATAACAATGAACAACAAGCTGCCCGAACTGATTGCGCGTAAGAAAGGCAACCTTTTGTACAGGCATAGGAATCGCGCCCGGCAGCAAGGGGGGATCAATCATGCTGCATATTGTCGCTTGCATTAAGCAGGTGCCGGACACCAAAATCATCAAGATGAATCCGAAGACGAATACGATGGATCGCGCCAGTGCACCAGCTATTCTTAACCCGTATGATGCACATGCGGTAGAAGAAGCCGTTCGGTTGAAAAATCGATATGGGGGTGTGGTCTCCGTCGTCACCATGGGACCGCCGCCAGCGGTGAAGGCCATTCGGAAGTGCATCGAGATCGGTGCAGACGCAGGTTATCTGGTAACGGATCGTGCATTTGCTGGGGCAGACACATTGGCAACCAGCTATGCGATTACCAAAGCCATTGAGAAGATTGCAGAAAGCCAGCCAGTCGACCTCGTCATTTGCGGAAAGATGACCATCGACGGTGATACGGGACAAGTCGGACCAGGAGTCGCCAGACGGTTGGATATTCCGCCGCTTACGTGTGTGAAAAAAGTAGTAGAGATAAACAAAGAACAAGGTTACGCCATCGTGCATCGAAAGCTGGAGGATGGTTATGAAGTCATCCAGTCGACCTTGCCTTGTTTGTTTTCTGTGGAGAAGGAGATTAATGAGGTACCGTATTCTCCGCTGCCCAATATGCTTCGAGCTGCTAGGTATAATCCTGTTGTTTGGTCCGTCGATGACTTGGGGGATATCGATCGGACGCAGTTAGGTCTGAAGGGCTCTCCTACCATCGTTGCAAAAGTTTGGCCCCCAGAGAAGCCAAAGGGTGGCGAAATGCTTGAAGGAAGCGTCAGCGAGCAAATCGCACGCTTGATGGAAGTTTTGCACGATAAACAGCGATTGTTTCGGGTGAAGGAGGAGCAGATATGAATCTGGATGATTTTCGTGGCATCTGGGTGTTTTTAGAGGTGAGTGACGGCCGTATCGCCCCAGTATCACTCGAGCTGTTGGGGGCGGGAAGACAAATGGCTGACAAGCGAGACGTGCCGCTTGCTGGCTTGTTAATCGGAGATGGAGTCAAGGAGTTGGCCCACACGGCGTTTCCCTTCGGTGCGGATCAAGTGTATGTATACGATCAGAAGATTTTTCATGAGTACCGTACAGAGTCCTACATGCGAGCTGTCATCGAATGTGTCCAAAAGCACAAACCGGAAATTATCTTGTATGGGGCGACGTCCACGGGAAAAGATTTGGCTAGCGCTGTTGCGACGGATTTGGAGACAGGGCTGACCGCCGATACGACCATGCTCGATGTAAACGCGGAGACAGGATTGTTGGAGGCGAGCCGTCCAGCGTTTGGTGGTAACATCATGGCGACGATTTTGTGCAAAAAACATCGACCGCAAATGGCGACCGTTCGCCCAAAAGTCATGAAAGCGCTTGAGCCAGACGAGTCACGTACAGGAGAGATCATCGAGGAAACCATGGAGCTGCGTGAAGAAGACATTCGCACAAAAGTACTGAAAATCGTCCGGGAGACGAAGGAAAAGGTGCGGTTGGATGAGGCAGATGTGATCGTCGCTGGCGGTAAGGGACTCGGGAGCAAGGAAGGCTTTGCGCTTATTCATCGCTTCGCAGAACGAATCGGGGCAACCGTCGGGGCCAGCAGAGATGCGGTGGAAGCTGGCTGGATCGGTCATGAACATCAGGTCGGACAGACGGGAGTGACGGTCACGCCAAAAATCTATTTTGCCATCGGCATATCGGGAGCTATCCAGCATTTGGTCGGCATGCGTAACTCAGGATTGATCATTGCCATCAATAAAGACCCGAATGCACTCATCTTCCAGGCTTGTCACTACGGTATTGTCGGTGATGCTTTTGAAATTGTGCCATTGCTCATGGAAGCATTCCAAAAGGAGCCGGATAAGGAGGTAACGTATGGCTGAGAAATTTGATGTAATCATTGTCGGAGCAGGCCCGGCTGGAACAGCTTGTGCTTATACGCTTGCCAAAGCGGGTGTAAATGTACTGTTGATGGAGCGCGGGGAATATCCGGGTTCCAAAAACGTCATGGGAGGTGTGTTGTATCGCAAAACGATGGAAGACATCATCCCCGAATTTTACAAGGAGGCACCTGTTGAGAGACCGATCGTCGAACAGCGGTTCATGATGCTCGATAGGGAATCAGCCATCAATTTCAGTTATAAAGGCATGGAGTGGGCCCAGGAACCTTATAACAATTTCACGGTGCTGCGGGCGAAATTTGACCAATGGTTTGCAGACAAAGCCGTGCAGCAGGGAGCACTTTTACTTAATGAGACCGTGGCTTTGCAGTGCATTGTTGAAAATGGCAAAGTAGTCGGTGTGAAAACAGATCGACCGGATGGGGATTTATACGCAGATGTTGTCGTTCTGGCAGACGGCGTGAACTCCTTGTTGGCGAAATCGTTAGGGTTCCACAAAGAGTTTCGTCCAGATGAAGTAGCGCTCGCTGTCATGGAAGTACTGAAGCTGGATCGTAAAATAATCGAGGATCGCTTTAACCTAGAGGGCGATCACGGTTGTACGATTGAAATTTTCGGAGATTCGACCAAAGGGATTTTGGGGACGGCTTGGTTGTATACGAATAAGGACAGCTTGAACATTGGGGTAGGGACGATGCTGTCGGGTTTGATCAAAAACAAGATCAAGCCGTATGAGTTGTTGGACTATGTAAAGAATCACCCGATGATTCGGCCGTATATCCAAGGCTGTGAGCAGCAGGAATACTTGGCGCACCTGATTCCCGAGGGAGGCTATCGTTCCATTCCCAAAATTGTTGGCAATGGTGTCCTTGTCGTAGGAGATGCTGCCCAGCTCGTCAATGCGATCCATCGAGAGGGATCGAATATGGCGATGGCATCTGGTGTCATGGCGGCGGAAACGATCCTGGCGGCAAAAGAGGCGGGGGACTATTCCGAAAAAATGCTCGACGGATACCGAATCAATCTGTTGAATAGCTTTGTCGGTCAAGATTTGAAAAAATACAAGGACGCAACGCATCACTTTGAAAAATTCCCGCAGTATTTTGAACAGTATATTCCGATGATGAACAAAGCGGCGAGTCAGATGTTCACGGTTGATGGCAGCTCGAAATGGAGCAAGCAGAAGAAAATCTGGAGCGACCTCGGCTCCGCGAAGGACAAATGGAAAATGGCGCGTGACTTGATGAATGCGTGGAGGGTGATGAAGTGATGCAGGATATACCGAAGGGCCAGTCAATCGAGGAGAAACAGTATCTCGTGCGCTTCAAAGCGGATACGGAGTCACATCTGCATGTGCTCTCTGCTGATGTTTGTGCGACGCAATGCCCTGATAAGCTCTGTACCATCTTTTGTCCTGCGGAAGTATACAAATGGGAAGAAGTGCGGATGCACGTCGGTTACGAAGGATGTCACGAATGTGGGAGCTGCCGTATTGGTTGCCCGTATGAAAATATCAAGTGGGTGTATCCGAAGGGTGGACACGGAATCATCTTCAGACTCGGGTAATGGGCGGCGATAAGCGGTGATACAAGTAGGCGATCTG
The window above is part of the Brevibacillus brevis NBRC 100599 genome. Proteins encoded here:
- a CDS encoding ferredoxin family protein, which translates into the protein MQDIPKGQSIEEKQYLVRFKADTESHLHVLSADVCATQCPDKLCTIFCPAEVYKWEEVRMHVGYEGCHECGSCRIGCPYENIKWVYPKGGHGIIFRLG
- a CDS encoding electron transfer flavoprotein subunit alpha/FixB family protein, which produces MNLDDFRGIWVFLEVSDGRIAPVSLELLGAGRQMADKRDVPLAGLLIGDGVKELAHTAFPFGADQVYVYDQKIFHEYRTESYMRAVIECVQKHKPEIILYGATSTGKDLASAVATDLETGLTADTTMLDVNAETGLLEASRPAFGGNIMATILCKKHRPQMATVRPKVMKALEPDESRTGEIIEETMELREEDIRTKVLKIVRETKEKVRLDEADVIVAGGKGLGSKEGFALIHRFAERIGATVGASRDAVEAGWIGHEHQVGQTGVTVTPKIYFAIGISGAIQHLVGMRNSGLIIAINKDPNALIFQACHYGIVGDAFEIVPLLMEAFQKEPDKEVTYG
- a CDS encoding electron transfer flavoprotein subunit beta/FixA family protein, with product MLHIVACIKQVPDTKIIKMNPKTNTMDRASAPAILNPYDAHAVEEAVRLKNRYGGVVSVVTMGPPPAVKAIRKCIEIGADAGYLVTDRAFAGADTLATSYAITKAIEKIAESQPVDLVICGKMTIDGDTGQVGPGVARRLDIPPLTCVKKVVEINKEQGYAIVHRKLEDGYEVIQSTLPCLFSVEKEINEVPYSPLPNMLRAARYNPVVWSVDDLGDIDRTQLGLKGSPTIVAKVWPPEKPKGGEMLEGSVSEQIARLMEVLHDKQRLFRVKEEQI
- a CDS encoding FAD-dependent oxidoreductase; its protein translation is MAEKFDVIIVGAGPAGTACAYTLAKAGVNVLLMERGEYPGSKNVMGGVLYRKTMEDIIPEFYKEAPVERPIVEQRFMMLDRESAINFSYKGMEWAQEPYNNFTVLRAKFDQWFADKAVQQGALLLNETVALQCIVENGKVVGVKTDRPDGDLYADVVVLADGVNSLLAKSLGFHKEFRPDEVALAVMEVLKLDRKIIEDRFNLEGDHGCTIEIFGDSTKGILGTAWLYTNKDSLNIGVGTMLSGLIKNKIKPYELLDYVKNHPMIRPYIQGCEQQEYLAHLIPEGGYRSIPKIVGNGVLVVGDAAQLVNAIHREGSNMAMASGVMAAETILAAKEAGDYSEKMLDGYRINLLNSFVGQDLKKYKDATHHFEKFPQYFEQYIPMMNKAASQMFTVDGSSKWSKQKKIWSDLGSAKDKWKMARDLMNAWRVMK
- a CDS encoding immune inhibitor A domain-containing protein — its product is MKKSKKLLSVLFSSSLVLSTFVAAPVTGLAKPKEDKHDLHVDLSTVNLDRLIKGLMEQGIIDEDADQEEIDEALLEYFEDKKVPHGIDESSSYGKEASRGQQAALADAVQKAAEMEDGDEVRASKRLHTDNIVVALVEYPDREHNQLPKVSDSLWTEDFNEKHYKEMLFDQKGYKTPEGVSMTTMAKYFYLQSGRSWTVDGVVTPWQMAENGYKYYGGNSKAGDDSNPRDLVVETLAAVGEAIAGKEELYDQRDPYDIDGDGDLMEPDGNLDNLMLVHAGIGEETGEDPDAIWSHRWTLKKPVEIPGTSLKAFDYMIQPEDGAPGVFTHEYGHNLGLPDLYDTTRAGKDSPVGAWSLMSSGSHTGKVFQTEPTGLDPWSKMVLQQMFGGNWIAPTVLDYKDVEKRKKTVPLIDASSIEKNGKVVKLNMPKVEKKPPVEPKDGGYAYFSDEGNKLNTKMTSDVIDLTGVSSATMKFDSWRSIEEGYDYLSVNVIDVDTGEKKEVEKFDDVTNGWDKEEISLNEFVGKKVQVEFNYVTDAAFVLDGFYLDNFEVEADGQVIFADDAEGEKKFKLDGFVHFDGKGKLYDSYYLVELRSHEGIDAGLKYFRRNDSFFTYDPGMVIWYFDGRYERTRDNNTSKHPGYGLLGVVDAHQEVRYWNNDENNKNAIADSRYQVNDAAFSPNNTSGMDLDYIYGTMKYDPLKGVKEFSDRDDYSMPEVPEVGKILPQIGLQIKLKRASKKFTDATVEFSIDKH